In Cydia pomonella isolate Wapato2018A chromosome 1, ilCydPomo1, whole genome shotgun sequence, one genomic interval encodes:
- the LOC133520660 gene encoding uncharacterized protein LOC133520660 encodes MGLSAWVADTLSVLTILSCGFMKVPQIQHVRQARNADGLMLQAMIMEISGHTTMTLYNYTNSYSLITYLEYPLILVQSYILLYYTLKFKRKLNNSLTSVVTYWTIVVSFVTGILPSSILTYLTPLCTPLSGMSKVMYIIGIIMDGNADAVSLTTWIISIATNLARIFTVYMDSQDFNLMANFTISTFLSTGVLVTAIIFKCAPEPPPPCPPDLPRSRRKSTHVD; translated from the exons ATGGGGTTGTCGGCGTGGGTGGCGGACACGCTGAGCGTGCTGACCATCCTGTCATGCGGCTTCATGAAG GTGCCGCAGATCCAGCACGTGCGGCAGGCGAGGAACGCAGATGGTCTCATGCTGCAAGCCATGATCATGGAGATTTCAGG TCACACAACAATGACGCTGTACAACTACACCAACAGCTACTCCCTCATCACTTACCTGGAGTACCCCCTCATCCTGGTCCAGAGCTACATACTGCTGTACTACACCCTGAAGTTCAAGAGGAAACTGAACAACTCCCTGACGTCCGTGGTCACATATTGGACGATCGTTGTGAGCTTCGTGACCGGCATCTTACCCAGCTCCATATTGACGTATCTGACG CCCCTGTGCACTCCTCTGAGCGGCATGTCCAAGGTCATGTACATCATCGGAATCATCATGGACGGCAACGCTGATGCTGTGTCGCTCACCACTTGGATCATATCCATCGCCACCAACTTGG CTCGTATTTTCACCGTCTACATGGACTCTCAGGACTTCAACCTCATGGCCAACTTCAccatctcgacattcctcagcACCGGGGTCCTGGTCACCGCCATCATCTTCAAGTGCGCTCCGGAGCCCCCGCCCCCCTGCCCCCCGGACCTGCCCCGCAGTCGCCGCAAGAGCACACACGTTGATTAA